The Anolis carolinensis isolate JA03-04 chromosome 2, rAnoCar3.1.pri, whole genome shotgun sequence genome has a window encoding:
- the ip6k1 gene encoding inositol hexakisphosphate kinase 1, giving the protein MCVCQTMEVGKHGKNTTHTGDRGVLLEPFIHQVGGHSSMMRYDDHTVCKPLITREQRFYESLPPEMKEFTPEYKGVVSVCFEGDSDGYINLVAYPYVESEALEHEDTPERDQPRRKHSRRSLNRSGSGSDHKEEKAGLPADCMESIQDTRGQKSFHSDVPFQMLDGNSSVSSEKITFNPWSLRCHKQQLSRMRSESKERKLYKFLLLENVVHHFKLPCVLDLKMGTRQHGDDASEEKAARQMKKCAQSTSATLGVRVCGMQVYQLDTGHYLCRNKYYGRGLSIEGFRSALYQYLHNGVELRNDLFEPILSKLRSLKAVLERQASYRFYSSSLLIIYDGKDARSETNMESRPEVRLKQVDLSPPENLQDASSTESSTTQPKVDVRMIDFAHSTFKGFRDDPTVHDGPDRGYVFGLESLTNIIGQMRDEYQ; this is encoded by the exons ATGTGTGTTTGTCAAACCATGGAGGTGGGGAAGCACGGCAAGAACACAACCCACACAGGGGACCGAGGGGTCCTGCTGGAGCCTTTCATCCATCAAGTGGGTGGCCACAGCAGCATGATGCGCTACGATGATCACACGGTGTGCAAGCCTCTCATCACCAGAGAACAACGCTTCTATGAATCCCTGCCTCCAGAAATGAAAGAATTCACGCCCGAGTACAAAG GTGTGGTTTCTGTCTGTTTTGAGGGAGACAGCGATGGCTACATTAACCTGGTAGCATATCCCTACGTGGAGAGTGAAGCATTGGAACATGAGGATACACCAGAGAGGGACCAGCCTCGTCGTAAGCACTCTCGCAGAAGCCTCAACCGGTCAGGCAGTGGCAGCGATCACAAAGAGGAGAAAGCAGGATTGCCTGCTGATTGCATGGAAAG CATCCAGGACACAAGGGGTCAGAAGAGTTTCCATTCAGATGTTCCATTTCAGATGCTAGATGGAAACAGCAGTGTGAGTTCTGAAAAAATCACCTTTAATCCATGGAGCTTGCGTTGCCACAAACAACAGTTGAGCCGCATGCGTTCAGAGTCCAAGGAACGAAAACTCTACA AATTCCTTTTGCTGGAGAATGTGGTACATCACTTTAAGCTTCCCTGCGTGCTTGACTTGAAAATGGGGACCAGACAGCATGGCGATGATGcgtcagaagagaaggctgctcGACAGATGAAGAAGTGTGCACAGAGCACCTCAGCCACGCTAGGAGTACGAGTTTGTGGAATGCAG GTATATCAATTGGACACAGGGCATTATTTGTGCAGGAATAAATACTATGGCAGAGGGCTTTCCATTGAGGGCTTTCGCAGTGCACTCTACCAGTACCTGCACAATGGTGTTGAGCTACGAAATGACCTCTTTGAGCCCATCCTTAGCAAACTGCGAAGTCTGAAAGCTGTATTAGAGAGGCAGGCCTCTTACCGGTTCTACTCCAGCTCCTTGCTCATCATTTATGATGGAAAGGATGCCCGGTCTGAGACAAACATGGAGTCCAGACCAGAGGTGCGCCTGAAGCAAGTGGACCTCTCTCCTCCCGAAAACCTACAAGATGCCAGCAGCACAGAGTCCTCCACCACCCAGCCTAAGGTGGATGTACGTATGATTGACTTTGCACACAGCACATTCAAAGGCTTTCGTGATGACCCTACTGTACATGATGGCCCCGATAGGGGCTATGTGTTTGGACTAGAGAGCCTTACCAACATAATAGGACAGATGCGGGATGAGTACCAATAG